The Janthinobacterium lividum genome has a window encoding:
- a CDS encoding NAD(P)/FAD-dependent oxidoreductase, with protein MLRLNEVKLPLEHDEAALPAAILARLGIAADELLGFTVFKRSYDARKRSAVVLIYSLHVDVKNEAAVLARLQHDVHLMPAPDTDYKFVAGGEQLAGHTNEPRPIVIGTGPCGLFVALILAQMGLRPLILERGKQVRERTVDTFGFWRKRELNPESNVQFGEGGAGTFSDGKLYSQIKDPKHYGRKVLTEFVKAGAPEEIMYVSKPHIGTFRLVKMVEEMRANIEQLGGEYRFSSKVVDLDIVPGADGGQVRGVVLDNGETIASNHVVLAIGHSARDTFEMLHRRGVYIEAKPFSIGFRVEHPQSLIDSCRFGPSAGHPILGAADYKLVHHASNGRSVYSFCMCPGGTVVAAASEPGRLVTNGMSQYSRNERNANSAIVVGITPADYPGDPLAGIALQRELEERAFALGGGNYDAPGQLVGDFVAGRASTEFGSVVPSYKPAVHLTDLAPSLPEYAITALREAFPAFNKQIKGYYKADAVLTGVETRTSSPIRIKRRDDDLQSLNTRGLFPAGEGAGYAGGILSAAVDGIKVAEAVALSMAARG; from the coding sequence GCTGCGGATGAGCTGCTTGGCTTTACCGTCTTCAAGCGCAGCTATGACGCGCGCAAGCGCAGCGCCGTGGTGTTGATTTACTCGCTGCATGTGGACGTCAAGAATGAAGCGGCCGTGCTGGCGCGCCTGCAGCACGATGTGCACTTGATGCCCGCGCCCGATACCGACTACAAATTCGTCGCCGGCGGCGAACAGCTGGCGGGCCACACGAATGAACCGCGCCCCATCGTCATCGGCACGGGCCCCTGCGGCCTGTTCGTGGCGCTGATCCTGGCACAGATGGGTTTACGCCCCCTCATCCTGGAACGGGGCAAGCAGGTACGCGAGCGCACGGTCGACACCTTCGGCTTCTGGCGCAAGCGCGAGCTCAATCCCGAATCGAACGTGCAGTTTGGCGAAGGCGGCGCCGGCACCTTCTCGGACGGCAAGCTGTACAGCCAGATCAAGGACCCCAAGCACTACGGCCGCAAGGTCTTGACGGAATTCGTCAAGGCAGGCGCACCTGAAGAAATCATGTATGTGAGCAAGCCGCACATCGGCACCTTCCGCCTGGTCAAAATGGTGGAAGAAATGCGCGCCAATATCGAGCAACTGGGCGGCGAATACCGCTTCAGCAGCAAAGTGGTCGATCTCGACATCGTGCCAGGTGCTGACGGCGGCCAGGTGCGCGGTGTGGTGCTGGACAATGGCGAAACCATCGCCAGCAACCACGTCGTGCTGGCCATCGGCCACAGCGCGCGCGACACCTTCGAGATGCTGCATCGCCGCGGCGTGTACATCGAAGCGAAACCGTTCTCGATCGGCTTCCGCGTGGAGCACCCGCAATCCTTGATCGACAGCTGCCGCTTCGGCCCCAGCGCCGGCCACCCGATTCTGGGCGCGGCCGACTACAAGCTCGTGCACCACGCCAGCAATGGCCGCTCCGTCTACAGCTTCTGCATGTGTCCGGGCGGCACGGTGGTGGCGGCCGCCTCCGAACCTGGCCGCCTGGTGACGAACGGCATGAGCCAGTATTCGCGCAATGAGCGCAACGCCAACAGCGCCATCGTCGTCGGCATCACGCCAGCCGACTATCCTGGCGACCCGCTGGCCGGCATCGCCCTGCAGCGCGAACTGGAAGAGCGCGCGTTTGCCCTGGGCGGCGGTAACTACGATGCGCCAGGGCAATTGGTCGGCGACTTCGTCGCTGGCCGCGCCTCGACCGAATTTGGCAGCGTGGTGCCGTCGTACAAGCCAGCCGTGCACTTGACGGACCTGGCGCCGTCGCTGCCCGAATACGCGATCACGGCCCTGCGCGAAGCGTTTCCGGCGTTCAACAAGCAGATCAAGGGCTATTACAAGGCCGACGCCGTGCTGACGGGCGTGGAAACGCGCACCTCGTCGCCGATCCGCATCAAGCGCCGCGACGACGACCTGCAAAGCCTGAACACACGGGGACTGTTCCCCGCAGGCGAAGGCGCCGGCTATGCGGGCGGCATCCTGTCGGCGGCCGTCGACGGCATCAAGGTGGCCGAAGCGGTGGCACTGTCGATGGCGGCGCGCGGTTAG
- a CDS encoding TonB-dependent receptor, which yields MLEETVISRAVRIVCAGGVVAAMSVVSQSAIAQDAQAADTQIQRVEVTGSSIKRIAAEGALPVTVLTAEAIRTSGATSVTDLVKKLSSAQGATSESASVGGSTFGFSGISVHNVGETRTLVLLNGKRLAQFGGQTLTGFAAGFDLNSIPISAIERVELLTDGASALYGADAIAGVVNFITKHDTTIGDVTIGYSAPKNGAREKRLSATKGFGNLDEDGYNVVLTFGHDERDKLASVDRKFANTGKVQFSANGKRYQKQQFSASPIPANATDDKGQLISPYQKANGSCPDKTFRVIEPYNDGSGLVDDYCGYDFTKDLEIYPERKRDNFMASGTFKIAGQEVYADVLLSRTKQTSRIAPVPGAIAVDAGTPLHNKYLLPLGITGDSTAFYRLFDMGQRTSKDTADFASVVVGTRGIFAGWDYNAAYNFSESRVKGSISGYPGAIAVNNLTSSGLLDPFVGPGKQSTAAQDAIKAATFSGYWDGGTSRLQTINLNGSTELRRLPGGAMMLGMGVNINREEFSAKPSPFAQGILADPVKGTLCGGTTGLECDQRFGDAASSQPYSASRTSKGIFGEVIAPVLKELELGAALRFDEFSDFGGATTAKASFKWTPAPTLLIRGSVGNGFHAPTVPQVNALQRGYGVTSDKYTCSPALQAIATRLNAVCQPGNRQYDQLAGGNRELQPEKSKQATIGFRYEPISAITLGADLWHVQIRDSFGQLTEQLVFANPANFPKSWGVNKDVGTGTTYLAFLADNQNLGKSFATGVDIDISARYRSGIGLFTSQLNATQMLREDVQLERDGKYYSALGNFAELGSVTFRTRGQWTNTLKTGNWANSLTVNFLSGYKDQETSVDVLDASGAVTGQEKIRMQVGFYSTLDWQTVWTPSKSWVLTAGVLNLTDKSPPFVPSTSGANRGQQFGYDDRYYDPRGRTGYLNASYKF from the coding sequence ATGCTTGAAGAAACCGTCATCTCTCGTGCAGTTCGCATCGTTTGCGCCGGCGGTGTAGTTGCCGCCATGTCCGTTGTTTCGCAGTCCGCGATCGCGCAGGATGCACAGGCTGCCGATACGCAGATCCAGCGCGTGGAAGTCACGGGCTCGTCGATCAAGCGCATCGCCGCCGAAGGCGCCTTGCCGGTCACCGTCCTGACCGCCGAAGCCATCCGCACCTCGGGCGCCACCTCGGTCACCGATCTGGTGAAGAAACTCTCTTCCGCCCAGGGCGCCACCAGCGAGAGTGCCTCGGTTGGCGGCAGCACCTTTGGTTTCTCCGGCATTTCCGTGCATAACGTAGGTGAGACGCGTACGCTCGTCCTGCTGAACGGCAAGCGCCTGGCCCAGTTCGGCGGTCAGACCCTGACGGGCTTTGCGGCTGGTTTCGACTTGAATTCCATCCCTATCTCGGCAATTGAACGGGTCGAGCTGCTGACTGATGGCGCCTCTGCACTGTACGGCGCCGACGCCATTGCCGGCGTTGTTAACTTCATTACCAAGCACGACACCACCATAGGCGATGTGACCATCGGCTATTCCGCGCCCAAAAACGGCGCGCGCGAGAAACGCCTCAGCGCCACCAAGGGCTTTGGCAATCTGGACGAGGATGGCTACAACGTCGTGCTGACCTTTGGCCACGACGAGCGCGACAAGCTCGCTTCCGTCGACCGTAAGTTCGCCAACACGGGCAAGGTACAGTTCTCGGCAAATGGCAAGCGCTATCAGAAGCAACAGTTTTCGGCCAGTCCGATTCCGGCCAATGCCACCGATGACAAAGGCCAGCTGATCAGCCCTTACCAGAAGGCCAACGGCTCCTGCCCCGACAAGACGTTCCGCGTGATCGAACCGTATAACGATGGCAGTGGTCTGGTTGATGACTACTGCGGCTACGATTTCACCAAGGACCTGGAAATCTATCCGGAGCGCAAGCGCGATAACTTTATGGCCTCGGGCACCTTCAAGATCGCGGGCCAGGAAGTGTATGCAGACGTGCTGTTATCGCGCACCAAGCAGACCTCGCGCATCGCTCCCGTTCCCGGCGCTATCGCCGTCGATGCCGGCACGCCACTACACAACAAGTATTTGTTGCCACTTGGCATTACTGGCGATAGTACGGCCTTTTACCGCCTGTTCGACATGGGCCAGCGTACCTCGAAAGATACGGCCGACTTCGCCAGCGTGGTGGTCGGCACGCGCGGGATTTTTGCCGGCTGGGATTACAATGCAGCGTACAACTTCTCGGAGAGCCGCGTAAAAGGCAGTATTTCCGGTTATCCTGGCGCCATCGCCGTCAATAACCTGACGTCGAGCGGATTGCTCGACCCCTTCGTTGGTCCAGGTAAACAGTCGACCGCGGCACAGGACGCCATCAAGGCGGCCACGTTCTCCGGTTACTGGGACGGTGGTACTTCGCGCCTGCAAACGATTAACCTGAATGGCTCGACGGAACTGCGGCGACTGCCGGGTGGCGCGATGATGCTGGGCATGGGGGTGAACATCAACCGTGAAGAATTCTCCGCGAAGCCGAGCCCGTTTGCGCAAGGCATCCTGGCCGATCCGGTAAAAGGCACCTTGTGCGGCGGTACGACGGGCTTGGAATGCGACCAGCGTTTCGGCGACGCGGCCAGTAGCCAGCCATATAGCGCCAGCCGCACGTCGAAGGGCATTTTTGGCGAAGTGATCGCGCCTGTGCTGAAGGAGCTGGAATTGGGCGCCGCCTTGCGTTTTGATGAATTCTCGGACTTCGGTGGCGCCACCACGGCCAAGGCCAGCTTCAAATGGACGCCGGCCCCCACCTTGCTGATCCGCGGTTCGGTCGGCAATGGTTTTCATGCGCCGACAGTGCCGCAAGTCAACGCCTTGCAGCGCGGCTATGGCGTCACCAGCGACAAATACACATGCTCGCCAGCCCTGCAAGCGATCGCCACGCGCCTCAATGCAGTATGCCAGCCAGGCAACCGCCAATACGATCAGTTAGCCGGCGGCAACCGCGAATTGCAGCCTGAGAAATCGAAACAGGCGACCATCGGCTTCCGTTACGAGCCGATCAGCGCCATCACCCTGGGCGCCGACCTGTGGCATGTGCAGATCCGCGATTCCTTCGGCCAGCTGACTGAGCAACTGGTGTTTGCCAATCCGGCCAACTTCCCGAAATCCTGGGGAGTCAACAAGGACGTGGGCACAGGTACTACCTACCTGGCTTTCCTGGCGGACAACCAGAACTTGGGTAAATCGTTCGCCACCGGTGTCGATATCGATATCAGCGCCCGTTACCGCTCCGGCATCGGCCTGTTCACCTCGCAGCTGAATGCGACGCAGATGCTGCGCGAGGACGTGCAGCTGGAACGCGATGGCAAGTATTACTCGGCGTTGGGTAACTTTGCCGAGCTCGGTTCGGTCACTTTCCGCACGCGTGGCCAGTGGACCAACACCCTGAAAACGGGCAACTGGGCCAATTCGCTGACGGTCAACTTCCTGTCCGGCTACAAGGACCAGGAAACCTCGGTCGACGTGCTTGACGCTTCGGGCGCCGTGACGGGCCAGGAAAAGATCCGCATGCAGGTGGGCTTCTATTCGACCCTCGATTGGCAAACGGTGTGGACGCCTAGCAAGAGCTGGGTCCTTACCGCAGGCGTGCTGAACCTGACCGACAAGAGCCCGCCATTCGTGCCGTCGACGTCCGGCGCGAACCGTGGCCAGCAATTCGGCTATGACGACCGCTACTACGATCCGCGCGGCCGCACCGGCTACCTGAATGCCTCCTACAAGTTTTAA
- a CDS encoding GAF domain-containing sensor histidine kinase encodes MSIPLFDVNSQEPLFDAEQRRTLAEAALRSITASTAHARGDDFLRILVKDLAEALDVHYVIAGRLVRMADGSEGIRTLALWGGNDYQPNIEYSLEHTPCQDVTCQSMCFHGSDIQRRFPFDSLLVDMQAESYVGMPLIDTDGKTLGILSAIDTRPIDENKRLLALLLLSIFSARSAAELQHQERTQQLEEILRVRTESLLAAQANLIEQEQMAALGSLVAGVSHEVNTPIGVALTAASSMGSYADQLVQLLGGAKVSRAELIDIAESLKGAAALIERNLARAADLIGNFKQLAVDQVSEYVADLALHDYVHGLVSAHSPELRKAALGVELDIAPDCQVRLAAGKLSQILSNLLMNSARHGYPQGGPGRITIRARIEADDTDAALRWLLLDFSDDGIGLAPAVREHMFEPFFTTKRGQGGSGLGMHIVYTIVQQLGGQVCAIDSSPGCHIQIRLPLAG; translated from the coding sequence ATGAGTATTCCGTTGTTTGATGTGAATTCGCAAGAACCCCTGTTCGATGCCGAGCAGCGGCGCACCCTGGCGGAAGCGGCCCTGCGCTCGATTACCGCCTCGACGGCGCACGCCCGTGGCGACGACTTCCTGCGCATCCTCGTCAAGGACTTGGCCGAAGCGCTCGACGTGCACTATGTGATTGCCGGCCGGCTGGTGCGCATGGCCGATGGCAGCGAAGGCATCCGCACCCTCGCCCTGTGGGGCGGGAATGACTACCAGCCGAATATCGAATACAGCCTGGAACACACGCCATGCCAGGACGTAACCTGCCAGAGCATGTGTTTTCATGGCAGCGATATCCAGCGTCGCTTTCCATTCGATAGTCTCCTCGTCGACATGCAGGCGGAAAGCTATGTCGGCATGCCGCTGATCGATACCGATGGCAAGACCCTGGGCATCCTGTCGGCCATCGATACGCGGCCCATCGATGAAAACAAGCGCTTGCTGGCGCTGTTGCTGCTGTCGATCTTCTCTGCCCGCAGCGCGGCCGAGCTGCAGCACCAGGAGCGCACCCAGCAGCTGGAAGAAATTCTGCGCGTGCGCACCGAATCGCTGCTGGCGGCGCAGGCGAACCTGATCGAACAGGAGCAGATGGCGGCCCTCGGTTCGCTGGTGGCCGGCGTGTCGCATGAAGTCAACACGCCCATCGGCGTGGCACTGACGGCGGCATCGAGCATGGGCAGTTATGCCGACCAGTTGGTGCAGCTGCTGGGCGGCGCCAAGGTCAGCCGTGCAGAACTGATCGACATTGCCGAATCCCTGAAAGGCGCGGCGGCCCTGATCGAGCGCAACCTGGCGCGCGCCGCCGACCTGATCGGCAATTTCAAGCAACTGGCCGTGGACCAGGTCAGCGAATACGTGGCCGACCTGGCGCTGCACGACTATGTGCACGGCCTAGTGTCGGCGCACAGCCCGGAATTGCGCAAGGCGGCGCTGGGCGTGGAACTCGACATCGCGCCCGATTGCCAGGTGCGCCTGGCGGCCGGCAAGCTGTCGCAAATCCTCTCGAATCTGCTGATGAACAGCGCCCGGCATGGCTATCCGCAGGGCGGTCCTGGGCGCATCACGATACGCGCGCGCATCGAGGCGGACGACACGGATGCGGCCTTGCGCTGGCTGCTGCTGGATTTTTCCGACGATGGCATCGGCCTGGCGCCGGCCGTGCGCGAACACATGTTTGAACCGTTTTTCACCACCAAGCGGGGCCAGGGCGGCTCCGGCCTAGGCATGCACATCGTCTACACCATCGTGCAGCAACTGGGCGGCCAGGTGTGCGCCATCGACAGCAGTCCCGGCTGTCATATACAGATCAGGCTGCCGTTGGCAGGCTGA
- the corA gene encoding magnesium/cobalt transporter CorA yields MLINCVAYQDGKKLADLPIDDISDYVERPDCFVWVALLDATPAELKQMQHEFCLHELAVEDAQRGHQRPKIEEYGDSLFAVVKTVEMVENELVLGEVDIFVGANYVLSSRSNSSQGFLGVRARAEREPHLLRQGSAFVLYALMDAVVDRYFPVLDALESELELIEDRIFDRGTERDNIERLYQLKRKVMVLRHVVAPLMEAVGKLHGGRVPPLCHDTQEYFRDVHDHLARINGTLDTIRDTISTAIQVNLSMVAIDESEVNKQLAAWAAIFAVFTAFAGVWGMNFKFMPELDWHYGYPAAVAVMSCVCGYMYYLFKRSGWL; encoded by the coding sequence ATGCTGATTAACTGCGTGGCCTATCAGGATGGCAAAAAACTGGCCGACTTGCCGATTGACGATATCAGCGATTACGTCGAGCGCCCCGACTGTTTCGTCTGGGTGGCCCTGCTCGATGCCACGCCGGCTGAGCTGAAACAGATGCAGCACGAGTTTTGCCTGCACGAACTGGCGGTGGAAGACGCGCAGCGGGGCCACCAGCGTCCGAAGATCGAGGAATATGGCGATTCCCTGTTTGCCGTCGTGAAAACCGTGGAAATGGTCGAGAACGAACTGGTGCTGGGCGAGGTCGACATTTTTGTCGGCGCCAATTATGTGCTTTCGTCGCGCAGCAACAGCTCGCAAGGTTTCCTCGGCGTGCGCGCGCGTGCCGAGCGCGAACCGCACTTGCTGCGCCAGGGTTCGGCCTTCGTGCTGTACGCGCTGATGGACGCCGTCGTCGACCGTTACTTTCCCGTGCTGGACGCGCTCGAATCGGAACTGGAACTGATCGAGGACCGCATCTTCGACCGTGGTACCGAGCGCGACAATATCGAACGGCTGTATCAATTGAAGCGCAAGGTCATGGTCTTGCGCCATGTGGTGGCGCCCCTGATGGAAGCGGTGGGCAAGTTGCACGGCGGGCGCGTGCCGCCGCTGTGCCACGATACCCAGGAGTATTTCCGCGACGTGCACGACCACCTGGCGCGCATCAATGGCACGCTCGACACCATCCGCGACACCATCAGCACGGCCATCCAGGTGAATCTGTCGATGGTAGCCATCGACGAGAGCGAAGTGAACAAGCAACTGGCGGCCTGGGCCGCCATTTTCGCCGTGTTTACCGCGTTTGCCGGCGTGTGGGGCATGAACTTCAAGTTCATGCCGGAGCTGGACTGGCATTATGGCTATCCGGCCGCCGTGGCAGTGATGAGCTGTGTCTGCGGTTATATGTATTACTTGTTCAAGCGTTCCGGCTGGCTGTAA
- the ntrC gene encoding nitrogen regulation protein NR(I) codes for MKPIWIVDDDESIRWVLEKALARENLATKSFANARDAIAALEFDTPQVLVSDIRMPGASGLELLQTVKSRFPGLPVIIITAFSDLDSAVAAFQGGAFEYLAKPFDIDKAVELIRRALEESLRETSVESGPSETPEILGQAPAMQEVFRAIGRLSQSNVTVLITGESGSGKELVARALHKHSPRAAQPFIALNTAAIPKDLLESELFGHERGAFTGAQTTRRGRFEQAENGTLFLDEIGDMPFDLQTRLLRVLSDGHFYRVGGHQPMKANVRVITATHQNLEQRVRDGLFREDLYHRLNVIRLRLPSLRERREDIPILVRHFLVQSARQLGVEAKRMSEPTMQFLSSLDLPGNVRQLENLCNWITVMAPGQTVEIKDLPLELTQGQGDGAATAAVGEAAPAAVAHPHGGQVFEAAAPATGAPPGWIGLLELQAAGMLGAGQQEVMAVLGRQFESALIKTALKHTHGRKNDAAVRLGIGRNTITRKISELGIDGAKDD; via the coding sequence ATGAAGCCAATCTGGATAGTTGACGACGACGAATCAATCCGCTGGGTGCTGGAAAAAGCCCTGGCGCGGGAAAATCTCGCCACCAAGAGTTTTGCCAATGCGCGCGACGCCATCGCGGCACTGGAATTTGACACGCCGCAAGTGCTCGTGTCCGATATCCGCATGCCGGGCGCCTCCGGCTTGGAATTGCTGCAGACGGTCAAGTCGCGTTTCCCCGGCTTGCCGGTCATCATCATCACGGCCTTTTCCGACCTTGATTCGGCCGTTGCGGCCTTCCAGGGCGGCGCCTTCGAATACCTGGCCAAGCCCTTCGATATCGACAAGGCTGTCGAGCTGATCCGCCGCGCCCTGGAAGAAAGCTTGCGCGAGACGAGCGTCGAATCGGGCCCGTCGGAAACGCCGGAAATCCTCGGCCAGGCGCCGGCCATGCAGGAAGTCTTCCGCGCCATCGGCCGCCTGTCGCAATCGAATGTGACCGTGCTCATCACGGGCGAATCCGGTTCCGGCAAGGAACTCGTGGCGCGCGCGCTGCACAAGCACAGTCCGCGCGCGGCGCAGCCTTTCATTGCCCTCAACACGGCGGCGATACCGAAGGATTTGCTGGAATCGGAACTGTTCGGCCACGAACGGGGGGCTTTTACGGGCGCCCAGACGACGCGCCGGGGCCGCTTCGAGCAAGCCGAGAACGGCACCCTGTTCCTCGATGAAATCGGCGACATGCCGTTCGACCTGCAGACGCGCTTGCTGCGCGTGCTGTCGGACGGCCATTTCTATCGCGTCGGCGGCCATCAACCCATGAAGGCGAACGTGCGCGTCATTACGGCCACGCACCAGAACCTCGAGCAGCGCGTACGCGACGGCCTGTTCCGCGAAGACTTGTATCACCGCCTGAACGTGATCCGGCTGCGCCTGCCCAGTTTGCGGGAGCGGCGCGAGGATATCCCCATCCTGGTGCGCCACTTCCTGGTGCAAAGCGCACGCCAGTTGGGCGTGGAAGCCAAACGCATGAGCGAACCGACGATGCAGTTTCTCAGCAGCCTCGATTTGCCCGGCAATGTGCGCCAGCTGGAAAACCTGTGCAACTGGATCACCGTCATGGCGCCGGGCCAGACGGTGGAAATCAAGGACTTGCCGCTGGAATTGACGCAGGGGCAGGGGGATGGTGCCGCCACTGCGGCGGTGGGCGAGGCTGCACCGGCGGCCGTTGCCCATCCGCACGGCGGCCAGGTGTTCGAAGCCGCCGCGCCCGCCACCGGCGCGCCGCCGGGCTGGATCGGCTTGCTGGAATTGCAAGCGGCTGGCATGCTGGGCGCCGGGCAGCAGGAAGTCATGGCCGTGCTGGGACGGCAATTCGAGTCGGCCCTGATCAAGACGGCGCTCAAGCATACGCACGGGCGCAAGAATGACGCCGCCGTGCGCCTGGGCATCGGCCGCAACACCATCACCCGCAAGATCTCCGAACTGGGTATCGACGGCGCCAAGGACGATTGA
- the glnL gene encoding nitrogen regulation protein NR(II), with protein sequence MTIDNHSSRPAHLAGLDLLASAVILLDGDGRISYANAAAENLLESSLKALSRQKLTALFLNPDELAGICAQALEHKFSDLRQDLSLERLGREPLRVHSIISALDAPRDSVLIELRENVQQLKLDREERILDQSQVNKELIRNLAHEIKNPLGGIRGAAQLLELELPALHLSELREYTQVIIKEADRLQTLVDRLLAPHRRPHIVGDVNIHEVCERVRSLILAEFPSGLTISRDYDASIPEFRGDKEQLIQTVLNIAHNAAQALAERIEAGDAELIFKTRVARQVTLAKVRYGLALDLHIIDNGPGIAPQIRDRIFYPLVSGREGGSGLGLTLAQTFVQQHLGVIECESRPGYTDFRIVLPLP encoded by the coding sequence ATGACAATAGACAACCATTCCAGCCGTCCCGCCCACCTGGCCGGCCTTGATTTGCTGGCCTCGGCCGTGATCTTGCTCGACGGCGACGGCCGCATCAGCTATGCCAACGCGGCGGCGGAAAATCTGCTGGAAAGCTCATTGAAGGCCTTGTCGCGGCAAAAGCTGACGGCGCTGTTCTTGAATCCCGACGAGCTGGCCGGCATTTGCGCTCAGGCGCTCGAGCATAAATTTTCCGACTTGCGCCAGGACCTGAGCCTGGAACGCCTGGGACGCGAACCGCTGCGCGTGCACAGCATCATCAGCGCGCTCGATGCGCCGCGCGACAGCGTGCTGATCGAGCTGCGCGAGAACGTGCAGCAGTTAAAACTCGACCGCGAGGAGCGCATCCTCGACCAGAGCCAGGTCAACAAGGAGCTGATCCGCAATCTGGCGCATGAAATCAAGAACCCGCTGGGCGGCATCCGCGGCGCGGCCCAGCTGCTGGAGCTGGAATTGCCGGCTCTGCACCTGAGCGAGCTGCGCGAATACACGCAGGTCATCATCAAGGAAGCGGACCGCCTGCAGACCCTGGTCGACCGCCTGCTGGCGCCGCACCGCCGCCCGCATATCGTGGGCGACGTGAATATCCACGAAGTGTGCGAAAGGGTGCGCAGCCTGATCCTGGCGGAGTTTCCCAGCGGTCTTACGATTTCGCGCGATTACGACGCCTCGATACCCGAATTTCGCGGCGACAAGGAACAATTGATACAGACCGTGCTCAACATTGCGCACAACGCGGCGCAGGCCCTGGCCGAACGCATCGAAGCGGGCGATGCGGAGCTGATTTTCAAGACGCGCGTGGCGCGCCAGGTGACCCTGGCCAAGGTCCGTTACGGCCTGGCATTAGACTTGCATATCATTGACAATGGACCGGGCATCGCACCCCAGATCCGCGACCGGATTTTCTACCCGCTGGTGTCGGGCAGGGAAGGCGGCAGCGGGCTGGGGCTGACCTTGGCGCAAACCTTCGTGCAACAGCACCTGGGCGTGATCGAGTGCGAAAGCCGGCCTGGATACACCGATTTCAGGATCGTTCTACCCTTGCCATAA
- a CDS encoding DUF4124 domain-containing protein translates to MAGLLGAAAQAHGQLYVCADAQGHKTYTDKRAGAHCQLLDLPGAMTEPPRKTAPLAGAPARSTVQAAATAAPAAGAFPKVDGAEQRARDLDRRQILQDELRSEEQKLAAQRLELNGGQPERQGNERNYAKYQERVAQLKDNIGRTQQNVEALKREIANIR, encoded by the coding sequence ATGGCAGGATTGCTGGGCGCGGCGGCACAGGCGCACGGACAGTTGTATGTCTGCGCCGATGCACAAGGACACAAGACCTACACGGACAAGCGCGCCGGCGCGCATTGCCAGTTGCTCGATTTGCCTGGCGCCATGACGGAGCCGCCGCGCAAGACGGCGCCGCTGGCCGGCGCGCCGGCCCGGTCCACGGTGCAGGCGGCGGCTACGGCGGCGCCTGCCGCCGGCGCGTTTCCCAAGGTCGATGGCGCCGAGCAGCGCGCGCGCGACCTGGACCGGCGCCAGATCCTGCAGGACGAATTGCGCAGCGAAGAGCAGAAACTGGCGGCGCAGCGCCTGGAATTGAATGGCGGCCAGCCCGAGCGCCAGGGCAATGAGCGTAACTATGCGAAATACCAGGAACGGGTGGCGCAGTTGAAGGACAACATTGGCCGGACACAGCAGAACGTCGAGGCCCTGAAACGCGAGATCGCCAATATCCGATGA